One region of Deinococcus wulumuqiensis R12 genomic DNA includes:
- a CDS encoding glycosyltransferase, with translation MISKYQEKKTLNIVIYNITPAGGVERVAVNLANTLADTFEVHIVSLYSKTGSPFYPLDERVKLIHLGVEFSPGLKNYVPQNIETFKALKSQVSFDAQTITVGMSVNVNAVLALLKKSGVQGRFIGCEHMNYDEAVGLAQMTRRLTYPLLDDVVVLTAAEQKVFKDRLNIDAKVIPNALPIMPEIPASLEARRLIAVGRYTNQKGFDRLIPAIGDVMRRHEDWSLDIFGKGEQEADLRHLILREGVNNIRLQPPTSSIEQEYLASSIYLLPSRSEALPMVVLEAQSCGLPVVAYDSSNGPRALISSENGVLVEDGNGPAFAAAIERLMTDNAYRRQLGHNARLSAQAYAPERIRQEWLKLFGVHDSFVLGSGQESSGAVTAKAQQAREDYTLTRKPLPPNPRVTVAIPMFNAEAYIGAAIGSVLAQSYSNWELLILDDGSTDRSLETVRKFQDPRIRILSDGENRGLSRRLNESVQLASGEVYARMDADDLMVTTRLERQIDYLLSHPDCDVVGSSAYIIDGDNNLTGLRGGNPFVENGFLSVAHRGGFIHPTVTGRTVWFRDHPYDVNADRCEDIELWLRTADQSHFGQLEEPLLFYREAGDQSAKVEKTSAGYRKMLRAMSHTAKPEYRPLLKKQLRQAHVKIWVRRVAHGLGLEQRIVAARSRPLTEEQRRAGEAALRQALAGPQQEPRREQTP, from the coding sequence ATGATTAGTAAATATCAAGAGAAAAAGACGCTGAATATCGTTATTTATAACATCACTCCGGCAGGAGGTGTCGAGCGGGTAGCCGTCAACCTTGCCAATACACTGGCTGATACGTTTGAGGTTCATATTGTGAGCCTATATAGCAAGACCGGATCGCCGTTTTACCCACTTGACGAAAGGGTAAAGCTAATTCATCTGGGTGTCGAATTCAGTCCGGGTCTGAAAAACTATGTGCCTCAGAATATTGAGACTTTCAAGGCGCTTAAAAGTCAAGTCAGCTTCGACGCCCAGACGATAACGGTCGGAATGAGCGTCAATGTAAATGCTGTACTGGCTCTGCTCAAGAAGTCGGGCGTACAGGGACGCTTTATCGGCTGTGAGCATATGAACTATGATGAGGCAGTTGGGTTGGCTCAAATGACTCGACGTTTGACCTATCCTCTTCTAGATGATGTGGTGGTGCTGACCGCAGCAGAACAGAAGGTTTTTAAAGATCGATTGAATATCGATGCCAAAGTTATTCCGAATGCGCTTCCCATAATGCCTGAGATACCAGCGAGTTTAGAGGCCCGGCGCCTTATTGCTGTGGGCCGCTATACCAACCAGAAGGGCTTTGACCGCTTGATTCCGGCCATAGGCGACGTGATGCGTAGGCACGAGGACTGGTCTCTCGATATCTTTGGCAAAGGTGAGCAGGAGGCAGACTTGCGGCACCTGATCTTGCGGGAAGGGGTAAACAATATTCGTCTTCAGCCGCCGACTTCCAGCATCGAACAGGAGTACCTGGCGTCTTCTATTTACCTGCTTCCATCACGCTCTGAGGCTCTGCCGATGGTGGTGCTGGAGGCCCAGTCTTGCGGCTTACCTGTCGTAGCCTACGATTCCTCAAACGGGCCACGTGCCTTGATTTCCTCAGAAAATGGGGTGCTGGTCGAGGACGGCAATGGTCCGGCCTTCGCGGCTGCTATCGAGCGGTTAATGACTGACAACGCTTACCGCCGCCAACTTGGCCACAACGCTCGCCTCAGTGCCCAGGCCTACGCCCCCGAAAGGATTCGTCAGGAATGGCTCAAATTGTTCGGGGTGCATGATTCGTTCGTGCTTGGCTCGGGGCAGGAGTCTTCTGGAGCTGTGACGGCAAAGGCTCAGCAGGCAAGAGAGGACTATACGCTGACCCGTAAGCCCTTGCCGCCCAACCCCCGCGTGACCGTTGCCATTCCTATGTTCAACGCGGAAGCTTATATCGGAGCTGCCATCGGTTCGGTGCTGGCGCAGAGCTACTCGAACTGGGAACTTCTTATTCTCGACGACGGTTCGACTGACCGGAGCCTGGAGACTGTGCGGAAGTTTCAAGACCCGAGAATCAGAATTTTGAGCGACGGCGAAAACAGAGGCCTGAGCCGCCGCCTGAACGAATCTGTGCAGCTTGCCAGTGGAGAAGTCTATGCCCGGATGGACGCCGACGATCTGATGGTGACGACAAGACTGGAACGCCAGATCGATTATTTGCTGAGCCATCCTGACTGCGATGTGGTCGGCTCGTCGGCCTATATCATTGACGGCGACAATAACCTTACGGGGCTACGCGGTGGGAATCCTTTTGTGGAAAATGGTTTTTTGAGTGTCGCCCACAGAGGGGGTTTTATTCATCCTACGGTGACGGGCCGCACAGTCTGGTTCCGTGACCATCCCTATGACGTAAACGCGGATCGTTGCGAGGACATTGAGCTATGGCTGCGTACGGCAGACCAATCACATTTTGGGCAGCTTGAGGAACCGCTCCTGTTCTACCGCGAAGCCGGAGACCAGTCCGCGAAGGTGGAAAAGACCTCGGCGGGGTACAGGAAGATGCTCAGGGCCATGAGCCACACGGCCAAGCCCGAGTACCGCCCCCTGCTGAAAAAGCAGTTGCGTCAGGCCCACGTCAAAATCTGGGTTCGCAGGGTGGCGCACGGGCTGGGACTGGAACAACGGATCGTGGCGGCCCGCTCGCGGCCCCTGACCGAGGAGCAGCGCCGGGCGGGTGAGGCGGCTTTGCGGCAGGCTCTGGCAGGCCCTCAGCAGGAACCCAGGCGGGAGCAGACCCCGTGA
- a CDS encoding polysaccharide biosynthesis protein, with product MNMTLNKFLLDLALWAAAALLAYAFRKPSLVELGVPLNVLGYIGLSVAVMAVMAWRYHLPRQTWQRVGVPDLMALARAVALSTLLMFALGFIFRGWLDLPRSVPLLAGVLGFLLMGGVRVLARLLAEKVRSRDAATHKRVLIVGAGDAGALIAREMQRHPEAGLRPIGFLDDDPGKWRQWVIGLPVFGQVSELPTIAAREDVDEVLIAIPSATGEFIRRVVDLSREAGLRYRIIPGVFEILSGDVNISQIRDVNLEDLLRRPPVHLNTAEIAGYLKGRVILVTGAGGSIGSELVRQISQYQPATLLLFGRGENSIFGIQQELARTRPEIKQVSLIGDVRDEARLRYVFETYRPEVVFHAAAHKHVPLMEQAPSEAILNNVIGTRNVVKLCLEYGIGRLVNVSTDKAVNPTSVMGASKRLAEMIVSAGAAQARETQAFVSVRFGNVLGSRGSVVPTFMAQIRAGGPITVTHPEMVRYFMTIPEAARLVLQAAGLAENGKVYVLNMGDPVKIADLAHDVIRLSGAQNIDVVYSGVRPGEKLYEELLTSSEGVDATSHSEIFSAKLAQVDPQTIERELDILRSHAQNNDMDGVRRDLARLIPENKFGQLR from the coding sequence ATGAACATGACCCTGAATAAATTCCTGCTCGACCTGGCCCTGTGGGCAGCGGCAGCGCTTCTGGCGTACGCCTTCAGGAAACCCTCGCTCGTCGAGCTGGGTGTGCCGCTCAACGTTCTGGGCTACATAGGGCTCAGCGTGGCCGTGATGGCGGTCATGGCCTGGCGCTATCACCTCCCACGTCAGACCTGGCAGCGTGTCGGTGTCCCCGATCTGATGGCCCTGGCACGCGCCGTGGCCCTGTCGACGCTGCTGATGTTCGCCCTGGGCTTCATCTTCCGGGGCTGGCTCGACCTGCCCCGCAGTGTGCCGCTGCTGGCGGGCGTCCTCGGCTTCCTGCTGATGGGCGGAGTGCGGGTGCTGGCCCGCTTGCTCGCCGAGAAGGTCCGGAGCCGTGATGCCGCCACGCATAAACGCGTCCTGATTGTCGGTGCTGGAGACGCCGGGGCCCTGATCGCGCGGGAGATGCAGCGGCATCCGGAAGCGGGTCTGCGGCCCATCGGTTTTCTGGATGACGACCCTGGCAAGTGGCGGCAATGGGTGATCGGGCTTCCCGTCTTCGGGCAGGTCTCGGAGCTGCCCACCATCGCGGCGAGGGAAGATGTCGATGAGGTGCTGATCGCCATTCCTTCCGCGACCGGCGAGTTCATCCGCCGCGTCGTGGACCTCTCCCGTGAAGCGGGGCTGCGCTACCGGATCATCCCAGGCGTGTTCGAGATCCTGTCCGGGGACGTGAACATCAGCCAGATCCGCGACGTGAACCTCGAAGACCTCCTGCGCCGCCCGCCGGTCCACCTGAACACCGCGGAGATCGCCGGGTATCTCAAGGGGCGAGTGATCCTGGTCACGGGGGCGGGGGGCAGCATCGGTTCGGAGCTCGTGCGGCAGATCAGTCAGTACCAGCCGGCCACCTTGCTGCTGTTCGGGCGCGGTGAAAACAGCATCTTCGGCATTCAGCAGGAACTCGCCCGCACCCGGCCGGAGATCAAGCAGGTGAGTCTGATCGGCGACGTGCGTGACGAAGCCCGCCTGCGCTACGTCTTCGAGACCTACCGCCCGGAAGTCGTGTTTCATGCGGCGGCGCACAAGCATGTGCCGCTTATGGAGCAGGCTCCGTCTGAAGCGATTCTCAACAACGTTATCGGTACGCGAAACGTCGTGAAACTCTGCCTGGAATACGGCATAGGCCGCCTGGTCAACGTGTCTACCGACAAGGCGGTAAACCCTACCAGCGTGATGGGGGCCTCGAAGCGTCTGGCCGAGATGATCGTTTCTGCGGGCGCGGCGCAGGCACGCGAGACTCAGGCGTTCGTTTCGGTGCGCTTCGGCAACGTGCTCGGCAGCCGTGGGAGCGTCGTTCCGACCTTCATGGCGCAGATTCGCGCCGGTGGGCCCATCACGGTCACGCACCCAGAAATGGTCCGTTACTTCATGACCATTCCCGAAGCGGCCCGGCTTGTCCTTCAAGCCGCTGGGCTTGCTGAGAACGGCAAGGTCTATGTGCTGAACATGGGCGACCCGGTCAAGATCGCCGATCTGGCCCACGACGTGATTCGCCTGTCCGGCGCGCAGAACATCGATGTCGTCTACAGTGGCGTCCGCCCCGGCGAGAAGCTCTACGAAGAACTGCTCACCAGCAGCGAAGGCGTCGACGCGACCAGCCACAGTGAAATCTTCAGCGCTAAACTCGCGCAGGTAGACCCACAGACCATCGAGCGGGAGCTGGACATCCTGCGCAGTCACGCTCAGAACAACGACATGGATGGTGTGCGGCGGGATCTCGCTCGTCTCATTCCGGAAAACAAATTCGGACAGTTGCGCTGA
- a CDS encoding glycosyltransferase family 2 protein: MTTLFLSVIIASKGRPDMLQGTVDCLMRQTLMPQEIIVAVTGDEDYLPALLSTPRLRLVTSPAGSAIQRNRAIAELHPNSTITAFLDDDVELEDGYLAKICAFMEEHQDVAGFSGAPVLDKPKWGGMEREEARQILHNTVLDASPPHESRELYGCNMTLRTAAVRQEQFDERLILYAYLEDRDYAARIARHGRTVFYTAAKLIHFGSRSGRVSEKLMGYTQMMNSTYLLRKGVLTPKEYGRLGLGTLGANLLRTLGIKHNGEADILDRATRRLRLQGNVLAIKDIMLYGIQPERVALLK, translated from the coding sequence ATGACAACACTATTTCTGTCCGTAATCATCGCTAGCAAGGGGCGACCTGACATGCTTCAAGGCACAGTCGATTGCCTTATGAGACAGACGTTGATGCCCCAGGAAATCATCGTCGCCGTCACGGGCGACGAAGACTATCTGCCGGCATTGTTGTCCACTCCCCGGCTTCGTCTCGTGACCTCGCCTGCTGGGTCGGCCATCCAGCGCAACCGGGCCATTGCTGAGCTTCACCCCAATTCCACGATCACGGCCTTTCTCGATGATGATGTTGAGCTGGAAGATGGATACCTCGCCAAGATATGCGCCTTCATGGAGGAGCATCAGGATGTGGCCGGCTTTTCGGGCGCACCTGTACTCGACAAGCCCAAGTGGGGAGGGATGGAGCGCGAGGAGGCCCGCCAAATTCTGCATAATACCGTTCTGGATGCATCCCCACCCCACGAGTCGAGAGAGCTTTACGGCTGCAATATGACGCTCCGCACCGCTGCTGTTCGTCAGGAGCAGTTCGATGAGCGCCTGATTCTCTACGCCTATCTGGAGGACCGGGATTACGCAGCACGTATCGCTCGTCACGGTCGCACCGTTTTCTATACAGCGGCAAAGCTCATTCACTTCGGGTCGAGGAGTGGGCGAGTCTCTGAGAAACTGATGGGCTATACCCAGATGATGAATTCCACCTACCTGCTCCGAAAGGGCGTGCTTACCCCTAAGGAGTATGGGCGCCTGGGCCTTGGAACGCTCGGCGCGAACCTGTTGCGGACCCTTGGGATTAAGCACAACGGCGAAGCTGACATCCTGGACCGGGCAACTCGTCGTCTACGACTACAGGGCAATGTATTGGCAATCAAAGACATCATGTTATACGGAATTCAGCCTGAACGGGTTGCCCTATTGAAATAG
- a CDS encoding acetyltransferase → MLPGLHVIGAGGHAKVIVELAYATGRNIAGIYDDQYERHPGVLGYTVTGPIASLPDTSDTHAIIAVGNNRFRQVIDGRFQHVTWATLIHPFSWVSPSARLGPGTVVLAGVVVQAQATLGRHVIANTGCSIDHDCAVGDYVHLAPGSRLAGGVHLGEGSFLGTKASAIPGINVGEWSIVGAGAVVSRSLPANITAVGAPAKVIKERPTGWQND, encoded by the coding sequence ATGCTCCCCGGCCTCCACGTGATCGGCGCAGGCGGTCATGCAAAGGTGATCGTCGAACTGGCCTACGCAACCGGCCGCAACATTGCGGGTATTTACGACGATCAATATGAGCGGCATCCCGGCGTGCTGGGCTACACCGTGACGGGGCCAATCGCCAGTCTTCCCGACACCTCTGACACCCACGCCATCATTGCTGTCGGCAATAACCGCTTTCGGCAGGTTATAGACGGCCGCTTCCAACACGTCACCTGGGCCACACTCATTCACCCGTTCAGCTGGGTCTCTCCCTCCGCGCGACTTGGGCCAGGAACAGTTGTGTTGGCCGGGGTGGTTGTCCAGGCCCAGGCCACCCTGGGCCGGCACGTGATCGCCAACACGGGATGCAGCATCGATCACGACTGCGCCGTCGGGGATTACGTTCACCTGGCCCCCGGCTCACGGCTGGCTGGCGGTGTTCACTTGGGCGAAGGTAGCTTCCTCGGCACCAAGGCCAGTGCCATCCCCGGCATCAATGTCGGCGAATGGAGCATCGTCGGCGCGGGGGCAGTGGTGTCGCGCTCCCTCCCAGCGAACATCACGGCGGTGGGTGCCCCGGCCAAGGTCATCAAGGAGCGCCCCACAGGGTGGCAGAACGACTGA
- a CDS encoding sugar transferase: MTSSVSLGFLRGHVGLLSGRGWRTGVSAAPTTLGQLQTFAAQEQASAFPVPMEREISLGADLKALVTMYRTLRTFRPTVTNVGTPKAGLIGGLAATAARVPVRIYTLHGLRMETAQGNKGRLLQATERLAMACAHRVVCVSPSLRERVHELGLAPAHKTVVLGAGSPNGVREPPPTDPTATAMHRERLGLKETQPVIGFVGRFTRDKGMAELMGAFRQVQQQVPEAALLLIGDYEAGDPVAAEVRDLIEQTPGVVRTGFVPDVYPYYPLMNVLALPTYREGFPTVALEASAFGLPLVTTDATGARDAVQDGVTGWRVPVGDAAALGVALTAALTDPAEARRRGEAGRAWVLKHFDPEQVQERWATYYDELLRWRELGEQHLGKRWLDVALAGGALIALSGPLLVLSLLVRSRLGSPVLFKQVRPGLGGQPFTMYKFRTMTDERGSDGELLPDAVRLTAFGKFLRSTSLDELPELWNVLRGDMSLVGPRPLLMSYLPLYSEQQARRHEVRPGITGWAQVNGRNALSWDEKFEYDVWYVENRSFALDLKILLMTLQKVVKRDGISADGEATMPRFSGTGP, encoded by the coding sequence GTGACCTCATCGGTCAGCCTTGGATTTTTGCGTGGTCATGTAGGTCTCCTGTCCGGGCGGGGCTGGCGCACCGGGGTCAGTGCCGCACCCACGACGCTGGGTCAACTTCAGACCTTTGCCGCGCAGGAACAGGCCTCCGCTTTTCCCGTGCCGATGGAGCGGGAGATCAGCCTGGGGGCCGACCTGAAGGCGCTGGTCACGATGTACCGCACCCTGCGGACCTTTCGCCCCACGGTCACGAATGTCGGCACCCCCAAGGCTGGGCTGATCGGCGGGCTGGCGGCCACGGCAGCGCGTGTGCCTGTTCGCATCTACACGCTGCACGGGCTACGCATGGAAACGGCCCAGGGCAACAAGGGTCGTCTGCTTCAGGCCACCGAGCGTCTGGCTATGGCCTGCGCCCACCGAGTCGTGTGCGTCAGCCCCAGCCTGCGCGAGCGCGTTCATGAACTCGGCCTCGCGCCGGCCCATAAGACCGTCGTGTTGGGTGCCGGAAGTCCCAATGGCGTGCGTGAGCCACCCCCCACCGACCCCACTGCCACAGCTATGCACCGTGAGCGCCTTGGCCTGAAAGAGACGCAGCCCGTGATCGGGTTCGTGGGCCGATTTACGCGCGACAAGGGCATGGCGGAACTGATGGGGGCGTTCAGGCAGGTTCAGCAGCAGGTCCCGGAAGCGGCGCTGCTCCTTATCGGTGATTACGAGGCGGGTGACCCGGTTGCGGCGGAAGTACGCGACCTGATCGAGCAGACCCCTGGAGTCGTGCGGACCGGCTTCGTGCCCGACGTGTACCCCTATTACCCCCTGATGAACGTACTGGCGCTGCCGACCTACCGCGAAGGCTTCCCCACCGTCGCCCTGGAAGCTTCCGCGTTTGGCCTGCCTCTGGTCACGACAGACGCGACTGGGGCAAGAGACGCCGTGCAGGACGGCGTGACCGGCTGGCGTGTTCCTGTGGGTGACGCGGCAGCACTTGGCGTGGCCCTGACAGCGGCGCTGACGGACCCTGCGGAAGCCAGGCGCCGGGGTGAGGCAGGGCGAGCGTGGGTACTGAAGCACTTCGACCCCGAGCAGGTGCAGGAGCGCTGGGCAACCTACTATGACGAGTTGCTGCGCTGGCGGGAGCTGGGCGAGCAACACCTAGGAAAAAGGTGGCTCGATGTAGCGCTAGCAGGTGGAGCCCTGATTGCCCTGAGTGGTCCGCTTCTTGTGCTGAGCCTACTGGTGCGTTCCAGACTGGGCAGCCCGGTGCTGTTCAAGCAGGTGCGCCCTGGCCTGGGGGGGCAGCCCTTCACCATGTATAAGTTCCGCACCATGACCGACGAACGCGGCTCCGACGGAGAACTGCTGCCGGACGCTGTGCGTCTCACCGCGTTCGGGAAATTCCTGCGCTCTACCAGTCTGGATGAACTGCCGGAACTCTGGAATGTGCTCCGGGGCGACATGAGTCTGGTCGGGCCCCGGCCTCTGCTGATGTCGTACCTGCCGCTGTACAGCGAGCAGCAGGCCCGGCGGCACGAGGTCCGCCCCGGCATTACGGGCTGGGCGCAGGTCAACGGGCGCAACGCCCTGTCGTGGGATGAAAAGTTTGAGTATGACGTTTGGTATGTCGAAAACCGCAGTTTTGCCCTCGACCTCAAGATTCTGCTCATGACCCTCCAAAAAGTCGTGAAACGCGACGGCATCAGTGCCGACGGCGAAGCAACCATGCCTAGATTCAGTGGAACTGGTCCCTGA
- a CDS encoding DegT/DnrJ/EryC1/StrS family aminotransferase, translating to MATHASFPGWPVFEPDEIQAVTQVLQSGKVNYWTGTEAREFEREYAEYLGVKHAIALHNGTLALELALHAFGIGEGDEVITTARTFIASASAAVMRGCVPVIAEVDPVTQNITADTIRPLITDKTRAIIPVHLAGWPCDMDPIMELAREHGLIVIEDCAQAHGAFYKGRPVGSIGHAGAFSFCQDKIMTTGGEGGLLALNDTEVWKKAWAYKDHGKSYDAVYNREHAPGFRWLHESFGTNWRMLEVQAAIGRLQLRKLPDWIERRRANAQVLTERLGKHAALRLTVPGDDIHHSYYKYYVFVRPEQLAEGWDRDRIMNAVTAQGVPCFSGSCSEIYLEKAFTDAGYGPKDRLPVARELGETSLMFLVHPTLSEEDMHRMADAVDVVMSQAQRP from the coding sequence ATGGCGACGCACGCTTCTTTTCCTGGCTGGCCGGTCTTTGAACCGGACGAAATTCAAGCGGTGACGCAGGTCCTGCAATCCGGAAAAGTTAATTACTGGACCGGCACCGAGGCGCGGGAATTCGAGCGCGAGTACGCCGAGTACCTGGGCGTAAAGCACGCCATCGCTCTGCACAACGGCACGCTGGCGCTGGAACTGGCCCTGCATGCCTTCGGCATCGGAGAAGGAGACGAGGTCATCACCACCGCCCGGACGTTCATAGCCTCGGCGAGCGCGGCCGTCATGCGCGGATGCGTCCCGGTCATTGCCGAAGTTGATCCGGTGACCCAGAACATCACGGCCGACACCATCCGGCCGCTGATCACCGACAAGACCCGCGCGATCATTCCCGTTCACCTGGCGGGGTGGCCCTGCGACATGGACCCGATCATGGAACTGGCCCGCGAGCATGGCCTGATCGTGATCGAGGACTGCGCTCAGGCGCACGGCGCATTTTACAAGGGCCGTCCGGTAGGCAGCATCGGGCACGCAGGCGCGTTCTCGTTCTGCCAGGACAAGATCATGACGACCGGTGGCGAGGGTGGCCTGCTCGCCCTGAACGACACCGAGGTCTGGAAGAAGGCCTGGGCGTACAAGGACCACGGCAAGAGCTACGACGCGGTCTACAACCGTGAGCACGCCCCCGGCTTCCGCTGGCTCCACGAGTCCTTCGGGACGAACTGGCGCATGCTGGAAGTTCAGGCCGCCATCGGACGCCTGCAACTGCGCAAATTGCCGGACTGGATCGAACGCCGCAGAGCCAACGCGCAAGTCCTCACTGAGCGGCTCGGCAAACATGCTGCTCTGCGCCTCACGGTTCCTGGCGACGACATTCACCACTCGTACTACAAGTACTACGTCTTCGTGCGCCCCGAGCAACTGGCCGAGGGCTGGGACCGCGACCGGATCATGAACGCCGTCACCGCCCAGGGTGTGCCGTGCTTCAGCGGATCGTGCTCCGAGATCTACTTGGAGAAGGCCTTCACCGACGCTGGCTATGGCCCAAAAGATCGCCTGCCTGTGGCGCGTGAACTCGGCGAGACCTCGCTGATGTTCCTGGTGCATCCGACGCTGTCTGAAGAGGACATGCACCGGATGGCCGACGCAGTTGATGTGGTGATGAGCCAGGCGCAGCGCCCCTGA
- a CDS encoding O-antigen ligase family protein, which yields MSESPEAGSSPLWHRVWLAFLAPLYFISPLSLLSLPRLQALPRSAKGLLLLYALSQQLPALFTSAPVEASLLALARTLLMGGLIGVGVMWRRSDRLMPLGIGLIVVFVTAVVVSIINGVPLLSTRLSHPYMTSITLGLAGAISLWLGLFGRGPRLWRVVLGGAGLAVLLLSASRGPLLAAVVGVGAGVLVRANRQVALGAVAAVVAFAAAVQSVPIGHALFTRVLQGDTNGRDLIWANTLSAVQSAPLSGVGSYLLGKHLQPPSVYCELWIGPNGTLTCPAWVQNLGSPWLIAHNGPLQQLAETGPIGLMGLFLLIGSVLFTAFSSRDALGSAVLTGLLVATATDNTLLVPSPFFAEAFWMIAGVQLARMHGFRAAHGLTGALTLAALAFPVWASAMDARSKVNLPGALQFIQAPGQVSSPEKYATYSTWRLPPGQYRLILRSCVKSCAPVRLMSLDTRDQQEVSLETNDTIRNVPVQKLQWQLYPASAGADTIPLATYEWSVRLKP from the coding sequence GTGTCTGAGTCTCCTGAGGCTGGTTCCTCCCCCCTGTGGCACCGCGTCTGGCTGGCCTTTCTCGCACCCCTTTACTTCATCTCTCCACTGTCACTGCTGAGCCTGCCGAGACTTCAGGCGCTCCCACGTTCAGCCAAGGGGCTGCTGCTGCTGTACGCCCTGAGCCAGCAGCTCCCGGCACTTTTCACCTCGGCACCGGTAGAAGCAAGTCTGCTCGCCCTCGCCCGGACGCTTCTCATGGGAGGGCTGATCGGCGTAGGTGTCATGTGGCGGCGTTCCGATCGCCTGATGCCACTGGGCATAGGACTCATCGTGGTGTTCGTCACGGCCGTGGTCGTGTCCATTATCAACGGCGTGCCGCTGCTTTCGACCCGGCTTTCGCACCCCTACATGACCTCCATCACCCTTGGTCTGGCGGGGGCCATCAGTCTGTGGCTGGGGCTGTTTGGCCGGGGGCCAAGGCTGTGGCGGGTGGTGCTGGGGGGCGCAGGCCTAGCGGTTTTGCTGCTGTCGGCAAGTCGGGGCCCGCTGCTCGCGGCAGTGGTCGGGGTCGGCGCGGGTGTGCTGGTCAGGGCAAACAGACAGGTCGCTCTCGGCGCAGTCGCCGCTGTCGTGGCCTTCGCTGCAGCTGTGCAAAGCGTTCCTATTGGTCACGCCCTGTTCACCCGTGTGCTGCAGGGTGACACCAACGGACGCGACCTGATCTGGGCCAATACACTCTCTGCCGTGCAGAGCGCTCCGCTCAGTGGTGTGGGGTCCTATCTTCTGGGCAAGCACCTCCAACCTCCCAGCGTGTACTGCGAGCTGTGGATCGGGCCGAACGGAACCCTGACGTGTCCGGCCTGGGTGCAAAACCTCGGGAGTCCCTGGCTCATTGCGCACAACGGCCCCTTGCAGCAACTCGCGGAAACCGGGCCAATCGGCCTTATGGGGCTGTTTCTGCTGATCGGAAGCGTCTTGTTCACCGCCTTCTCCTCGCGGGACGCCCTGGGCAGCGCTGTGCTGACAGGCCTGCTGGTGGCGACGGCCACCGACAATACGCTCCTCGTGCCCAGTCCATTTTTCGCGGAGGCGTTCTGGATGATTGCCGGAGTCCAACTCGCACGCATGCATGGGTTCAGAGCGGCGCACGGGCTGACCGGAGCCCTCACCCTCGCCGCACTCGCTTTCCCGGTCTGGGCCTCAGCGATGGACGCCAGAAGTAAAGTCAACCTCCCAGGAGCCTTGCAGTTCATCCAGGCACCTGGGCAGGTCAGCAGCCCTGAGAAGTACGCCACCTACAGCACCTGGCGCCTGCCGCCGGGGCAGTACCGGCTCATTCTGCGCAGTTGCGTGAAGAGTTGCGCTCCGGTACGCCTCATGTCACTTGACACGCGGGACCAGCAAGAAGTAAGTCTGGAGACGAACGATACCATTCGCAACGTTCCTGTGCAGAAGCTGCAATGGCAGCTCTACCCGGCCTCGGCTGGGGCCGACACTATTCCTCTCGCCACGTACGAGTGGTCGGTCAGGTTGAAGCCATGA
- the galE gene encoding UDP-glucose 4-epimerase GalE, with the protein MKILVTGGAGYIGRTVVSALADAGHTPVILDSLVVGRPEFVEGQVFYHGDIADGAVLGRVFREHPDLDAVMHFAARIDVEESTRLPSLYYTENLAKAQVLLQAALAAGVKRFLFSSTAAVYQAGRPGEGLREDSPLLPLSAYASSKLMFERVMADICREYGAFGMALRYFNPVGADPAMRSGPFRPDPSHLLGKLTKLSARGGGTFTINGDDYETRDGTPMRDFIHVWDLAQAHLAALTYMMDSAEETGFEVMNVGSSVGVTVREFVDTFLEVSGSPLNVVVGARRPGDSAGAFADTTRAREILGWVPRLSLRQGIADALRWEQIWQDRQQPNGAK; encoded by the coding sequence ATGAAAATACTCGTAACCGGCGGAGCAGGCTACATCGGGCGAACGGTCGTCTCGGCGCTGGCAGACGCTGGGCATACGCCGGTAATTCTGGACTCACTCGTGGTCGGACGCCCCGAGTTCGTGGAAGGTCAGGTGTTTTACCACGGCGATATCGCAGATGGGGCAGTGCTGGGCCGGGTGTTCCGCGAGCATCCCGACCTGGACGCCGTAATGCACTTTGCGGCCAGAATCGATGTGGAGGAGTCCACCCGCCTGCCGTCTCTGTACTACACCGAGAACCTGGCAAAAGCGCAGGTGCTGCTGCAGGCGGCGCTGGCTGCAGGGGTCAAGCGCTTTCTGTTCAGCTCCACGGCCGCTGTCTACCAGGCCGGTCGGCCCGGAGAGGGACTGCGCGAGGATTCGCCGCTCTTGCCCCTGAGTGCCTACGCCTCTTCAAAGCTGATGTTCGAGCGGGTTATGGCCGACATTTGCCGGGAGTACGGCGCGTTCGGCATGGCGCTGCGGTACTTCAATCCGGTGGGGGCCGACCCGGCCATGCGTTCCGGGCCGTTTCGCCCCGACCCGTCTCACCTGCTGGGCAAATTGACGAAACTCTCGGCAAGGGGCGGCGGTACATTCACTATCAACGGTGACGACTACGAGACCCGCGACGGCACACCTATGCGCGACTTTATTCATGTCTGGGACTTGGCGCAGGCGCATCTGGCGGCGCTCACTTACATGATGGACAGCGCAGAGGAGACAGGGTTTGAGGTCATGAACGTCGGCTCCAGCGTGGGCGTGACCGTCAGGGAGTTTGTAGACACGTTCCTTGAGGTCAGTGGCTCGCCCCTGAACGTCGTGGTCGGGGCGCGCCGCCCCGGTGATTCTGCGGGAGCGTTTGCCGACACCACGCGGGCGCGGGAGATCCTGGGTTGGGTTCCGCGTCTTTCCCTGCGCCAGGGGATCGCGGATGCTCTAAGGTGGGAGCAGATCTGGCAGGACCGTCAGCAACCGAATGGAGCGAAATGA